A region from the Flavobacteriales bacterium genome encodes:
- a CDS encoding tryptophan 7-halogenase has product MEEFDVIVIGAGPSGSVTSAYLNKQGLKVLVLERAEFPRFVIGESLLPLSMGHWDEAGLLSELMKQDYAIKRGARFIRDGVVLDLAFSENFTDGWTWTWQVPRAHFDKVMADTAIAAGVDIRFGHEVTKVDLEADDHALVHARKGDKSFVAKAPFIIDSSGYGGTLVSLLGLKDDPSGDGRMAMFVHVPETEEHRNGYKEPMQISFEIVETDLWFWSIPFSNGTTSLGFVGHKRHFSAIEESANTSEAFRKMLHRQKAFGTRYENPGFLWEPKVIRDYAHYNEKLHGKHYVLTGNCAGFLDPVFSSGVAFATNSGLMAAKLFLKQRSGQKVDWEKDYADEVRYGAAVFRTYIDAWYNGDLHTIFFAPELTQSIKEKIVSVLAGYVWDRNNPFVSKHDRIVKTLAQVVRMEAEGKTSGSKLDAIAAAFGGTNGNGHHSMAAEPEHA; this is encoded by the coding sequence GGGCAGTGTCACCAGTGCGTATCTGAACAAACAAGGATTGAAAGTGCTGGTGCTGGAGCGGGCGGAGTTCCCCCGGTTCGTGATCGGCGAAAGCCTATTGCCCTTGAGCATGGGCCATTGGGACGAAGCCGGCCTGCTGTCAGAGTTGATGAAGCAGGACTATGCCATCAAGCGCGGCGCCCGCTTCATCAGGGATGGGGTCGTCCTGGACCTTGCGTTCTCCGAGAACTTCACCGATGGCTGGACGTGGACCTGGCAGGTCCCACGAGCACACTTCGACAAGGTGATGGCTGACACGGCCATTGCAGCCGGGGTTGATATCCGCTTCGGGCATGAAGTGACCAAGGTGGACCTGGAAGCCGATGACCATGCGCTGGTGCACGCGCGCAAAGGCGACAAGTCGTTCGTGGCGAAGGCACCGTTCATCATCGACAGTAGTGGCTACGGCGGCACGCTAGTGAGCCTGCTCGGACTGAAGGACGATCCATCGGGCGATGGCCGCATGGCCATGTTCGTGCACGTGCCCGAAACGGAAGAGCACCGCAACGGCTACAAGGAGCCGATGCAGATCAGCTTCGAGATCGTGGAAACCGACCTTTGGTTCTGGAGCATCCCGTTCAGCAACGGCACCACGTCACTTGGTTTTGTCGGCCACAAGCGCCACTTCAGCGCCATTGAGGAGAGCGCGAACACCAGCGAGGCCTTCCGCAAAATGCTGCACCGCCAAAAAGCGTTCGGGACGCGCTACGAGAACCCGGGGTTCCTGTGGGAGCCCAAGGTGATCCGCGACTATGCTCATTACAACGAGAAGCTCCACGGCAAACACTATGTCCTCACCGGCAACTGCGCGGGCTTCCTCGATCCCGTGTTCAGCAGTGGGGTGGCCTTCGCCACCAACAGCGGGCTCATGGCCGCCAAGCTCTTCTTGAAGCAACGCTCAGGGCAAAAGGTGGACTGGGAGAAGGACTATGCGGACGAAGTACGGTACGGCGCTGCGGTCTTCCGCACATACATCGATGCATGGTACAACGGCGATCTGCACACGATCTTCTTCGCACCGGAACTGACCCAGAGCATCAAGGAAAAGATCGTGAGCGTGTTGGCGGGCTACGTTTGGGACCGCAACAACCCCTTCGTGAGCAAGCACGACCGTATTGTGAAGACCCTGGCGCAGGTGGTACGCATGGAGGCTGAAGGAAAAACAAGTGGTTCGAAACTGGACGCCATTGCAGCCGCCTTCGGCGGCACCAATGGCAACGGGCACCACAGCATGGCAGCAGAACCGGAACACGCATGA